From the Shewanella amazonensis SB2B genome, one window contains:
- a CDS encoding secondary thiamine-phosphate synthase enzyme YjbQ has protein sequence MWFQKSFSLGPKSRGFHLVTEEITAQLPELADVSVGLLHLQLLHTSASLSLNENADPTVRQDFESFFNRTVRENEPWYRHDYEGPDDMPAHIKSSLLGTSLMLPISKGRLALGTWQGIYLGEHRNCGGERRIMATLQGE, from the coding sequence ATGTGGTTTCAAAAAAGCTTCAGCCTTGGCCCCAAGAGCCGCGGATTTCATTTGGTCACAGAAGAAATAACCGCCCAGCTGCCAGAGCTTGCCGATGTCAGTGTGGGATTACTGCATCTGCAGCTGTTGCATACCTCTGCATCACTGAGCCTCAATGAAAATGCCGACCCCACGGTAAGACAGGACTTTGAAAGCTTCTTCAATCGGACAGTAAGGGAGAATGAGCCCTGGTATCGCCACGACTATGAAGGGCCTGACGATATGCCGGCGCACATTAAATCCAGTTTGCTGGGAACCAGTCTGATGCTGCCTATCAGCAAAGGACGACTGGCCCTCGGCACCTGGCAGGGCATCTACCTTGGCGAGCACCGTAACTGTGGCGGTGAGCGGCGCATTATGGCCACCCTGCAGGGGGAATAG
- a CDS encoding peptidylprolyl isomerase: MARACARHILVKTREEAEKLKARIDKGEDFGKLAKQYSLCPSKRRSGDLGEFGPGQMVKAFDDVVFKKPILEVHGPVKTRFGFHLIQTIYRN; the protein is encoded by the coding sequence ATGGCCAGAGCCTGTGCCAGACATATTTTGGTTAAAACCCGAGAAGAAGCCGAAAAGCTTAAAGCCCGTATCGACAAGGGAGAGGACTTTGGCAAACTGGCCAAGCAGTATTCCCTTTGCCCATCCAAGCGTCGCAGTGGTGACCTGGGCGAGTTTGGCCCGGGGCAGATGGTTAAAGCCTTTGACGATGTGGTATTCAAAAAGCCGATACTGGAAGTCCATGGCCCGGTAAAAACCCGCTTTGGTTTCCACCTTATCCAAACCATCTACCGCAACTGA
- a CDS encoding alpha-glucosidase family protein, which produces MSIHPWWRGAAIYQIYPRSLKDSNGDGIGDLQGIIERLDYIASLNVDAIWISPFFRSPMKDFGYDISDYLDVDPMFGTMDDFDELIAKAHSLGLKVVIDQVLSHTSDEHAWFAESRQSRDNPKADWYVWADPREDGTPPNNWLAIFGGCAWEWEPRRQQYYLHNFLKSQPDLNFHCEAVRQAVLNNVEFWLKKGVDGFRLDAITFCFHDKALRDNPAKPADKRQGRGFSEDNPYAYQYHWYNNERPETLGFIEDLRALIDRYPGAVTLGEVSSEDSLATMAEYTRGDNRLHMAYSFELLTKDYSAGYIRSTVEALEGAIGDGWPCWAIGNHDVERVISRWGQGKGTPQMAKMLSAMLGCLRGSLCVYQGEELGLTEADIPFDALQDPFGIAFWPNFKGRDGCRTPMPWQAEGEYMGFGATASGAMPWLPLPEEHRALNVAAQSANPDSVLNQFSRFMAWRRTQPALVTGEIKFIDSKEPVLAFERVSSDKKVLCVFNLSDKPQTMTVPGSEPWKLLEGHGLEGGSLDGAGTVRLAPHGALLLGN; this is translated from the coding sequence ATGAGCATTCATCCCTGGTGGCGCGGCGCTGCCATCTATCAGATTTACCCGCGCAGTCTTAAGGACAGTAACGGCGATGGTATTGGCGATCTGCAAGGGATCATCGAGCGTCTGGACTATATTGCCAGCCTCAATGTGGATGCGATTTGGATCTCGCCCTTCTTCCGCTCTCCCATGAAGGACTTTGGTTACGATATCAGTGACTATCTTGATGTGGACCCCATGTTTGGCACCATGGACGACTTTGATGAGCTTATTGCCAAGGCCCATTCTCTGGGGTTGAAGGTGGTTATCGATCAGGTACTCAGCCACACTTCCGACGAACATGCCTGGTTTGCCGAGAGCCGCCAGAGCCGCGACAATCCAAAGGCCGACTGGTATGTGTGGGCCGATCCCCGAGAAGACGGTACCCCTCCCAACAATTGGCTGGCGATATTCGGTGGCTGCGCCTGGGAATGGGAGCCAAGACGCCAGCAGTATTACCTGCACAATTTTTTGAAGAGCCAGCCGGATCTTAACTTTCACTGTGAAGCCGTTCGTCAGGCGGTGCTCAATAACGTAGAGTTCTGGCTCAAAAAGGGCGTGGATGGTTTCCGGCTCGATGCCATTACTTTTTGTTTCCACGATAAGGCGCTTCGTGACAACCCGGCGAAACCGGCCGATAAGCGCCAGGGCCGAGGTTTTTCTGAAGACAACCCCTACGCCTATCAGTATCACTGGTACAACAACGAACGTCCCGAAACCCTTGGTTTTATCGAAGATTTAAGAGCGCTGATTGATCGCTACCCGGGTGCCGTGACCCTCGGTGAAGTCTCAAGCGAAGACTCCCTTGCCACCATGGCCGAATACACCCGGGGCGATAACCGCCTGCACATGGCCTACAGCTTTGAGCTTTTAACCAAGGACTACAGCGCTGGGTATATCCGCAGCACAGTTGAAGCACTCGAAGGTGCCATCGGTGACGGCTGGCCGTGCTGGGCCATAGGCAACCACGATGTGGAGCGGGTCATCAGTCGATGGGGGCAGGGTAAGGGCACACCTCAAATGGCCAAGATGCTGTCGGCCATGCTGGGATGCCTGCGGGGCAGCCTGTGCGTGTATCAGGGCGAAGAGTTGGGGCTTACCGAAGCCGACATCCCCTTTGATGCGCTGCAGGACCCCTTTGGTATCGCATTCTGGCCTAACTTTAAAGGCCGCGATGGCTGTCGTACCCCCATGCCCTGGCAAGCCGAAGGCGAATACATGGGATTCGGTGCGACAGCCTCTGGTGCCATGCCCTGGTTACCGCTGCCAGAAGAACATCGTGCACTGAACGTTGCCGCCCAGAGTGCGAACCCGGACTCGGTGCTCAATCAGTTCAGCCGCTTTATGGCATGGCGCCGCACTCAGCCGGCTTTGGTAACTGGTGAAATTAAATTTATTGATAGCAAAGAGCCCGTTCTGGCGTTTGAACGTGTGAGCTCTGATAAAAAAGTGCTTTGTGTGTTCAATTTATCTGATAAGCCGCAAACGATGACTGTTCCTGGCAGTGAGCCATGGAAGCTCCTTGAAGGCCATGGGCTTGAAGGTGGTAGTCTGGACGGCGCTGGCACTGTTCGCCTTGCACCCCACGGGGCTCTGTTACTGGGCAACTAA
- a CDS encoding sugar MFS transporter has translation MASGVPVTARHEGASEGGRYGFALTSLTTLFFMWGFITCLNDILIPHLKAVFSLNYAQAMLIQFCFFGAYFLVSVPAGVLVKRLGYQKGIVVGLLTAALGCGLFYPAAVSATYGVFLGALFVLASGITVLQVAANPYVTALGPVQTASSRLTLTQAFNSLGTTIAPAFGSVLILSVAVGASAEAEADAVKLPYLLLCGMLIVLAVVFALLKLPHIHDQEDEVAATGQSALAHRHLVLGAIGIFVYVGGEVAIGSFLVNFLGESHVAGMAEADAAHYIAFYWGGAMVGRFIGAAVMQKVDAGKVLGFNATMAALLVLVAMNSSGALAMWAILAVGLFNSIMFPTIFSLALKNLGPATAQGSGILCLAIVGGALVPLLQGLLADSVGLSASFILPVLCYGYILFYGLKGCKPVAAKA, from the coding sequence ATGGCTTCCGGCGTACCTGTCACTGCCCGGCATGAAGGCGCATCCGAGGGGGGACGTTACGGCTTTGCGCTGACCTCACTCACCACATTGTTTTTTATGTGGGGTTTTATTACCTGTCTTAACGACATCCTTATTCCGCATCTGAAAGCCGTCTTCAGCCTGAACTATGCCCAGGCGATGTTAATTCAGTTTTGTTTCTTTGGTGCCTATTTTCTGGTGTCGGTACCGGCCGGTGTCCTGGTAAAACGCCTCGGCTACCAAAAGGGCATAGTGGTTGGCTTGTTAACTGCGGCGCTGGGCTGTGGTCTCTTTTATCCGGCGGCGGTATCGGCCACGTACGGCGTGTTTTTGGGGGCACTCTTTGTGCTTGCCAGCGGCATTACCGTGCTGCAGGTGGCGGCCAATCCCTATGTGACGGCGCTGGGACCGGTGCAAACAGCCTCAAGCCGTCTGACCCTGACCCAGGCGTTTAACTCCCTGGGTACCACCATAGCCCCGGCCTTTGGCTCTGTGCTTATCCTGTCGGTGGCCGTTGGCGCCTCTGCCGAGGCCGAAGCCGATGCGGTCAAGCTGCCCTATCTGCTGCTGTGTGGCATGTTGATTGTGCTGGCGGTGGTGTTTGCACTGCTGAAATTGCCCCATATCCATGACCAGGAAGATGAGGTGGCCGCGACTGGCCAGAGCGCGCTTGCCCATCGCCATCTGGTGCTCGGCGCCATAGGCATATTCGTTTATGTGGGCGGTGAAGTGGCCATTGGCAGCTTTTTGGTGAACTTTTTGGGTGAATCCCATGTGGCGGGCATGGCCGAGGCCGATGCAGCCCATTACATCGCCTTTTACTGGGGCGGTGCCATGGTGGGGCGTTTTATCGGTGCGGCCGTGATGCAAAAAGTGGATGCCGGCAAGGTGCTGGGCTTCAATGCCACCATGGCGGCCCTGCTGGTACTGGTTGCCATGAACAGCAGCGGCGCCCTGGCCATGTGGGCGATTCTGGCGGTGGGGCTGTTCAACTCCATTATGTTTCCGACCATCTTCAGTCTGGCGCTGAAAAACCTGGGCCCGGCGACAGCCCAGGGCTCGGGTATTCTGTGTCTGGCGATTGTGGGCGGCGCCCTGGTGCCGCTGTTGCAGGGGCTTCTGGCTGATTCTGTCGGCTTGTCTGCCTCATTCATTCTGCCGGTGCTCTGCTATGGCTACATCCTCTTTTATGGCCTGAAAGGCTGTAAGCCTGTAGCCGCCAAGGCTTGA
- a CDS encoding RsmB/NOP family class I SAM-dependent RNA methyltransferase, translating into MLASPLSPSSAELVLGILNQVLMEGSPLDRAYSRHFSGLKLESEEQARIATVTGELIRRLNLFCFLADTTPERIEREGSRVLNAWHRFHGLPIPRLRYTLDIEEAVFAERLERAKAEPLLWDGCPDWLDKLGQAELGDTWAAERAALSLAPKRYLRTNGLKCTRDELATRLAAEGVQTVPVDGVESALEVTSNAALFRTKAFADGWFEQQDAGSQLVAAALDVKPGMRVIDACAGAGGKTLHLAAAMTGKGRLLAMDVEQWKLDNLKERARRAGAHNVETRLIAGSKTIKRLKLSADRLLLDVPCSGLGVLKRNPDAKWRDTEERLPVLMELQAHILGSYSRMVKVGGILVYATCSIMPCENRGQVDAFLAANPNFRLLEDENITPATSGFDGFYLAKLERIAE; encoded by the coding sequence ATGCTCGCATCGCCTTTGTCACCGTCTTCTGCCGAATTGGTTCTTGGGATCCTCAATCAGGTTCTTATGGAAGGCTCGCCCCTGGACAGGGCCTACTCACGTCATTTTTCGGGTCTGAAACTCGAAAGTGAAGAGCAGGCCAGAATCGCGACGGTGACCGGTGAGCTTATCCGGCGTTTGAATCTTTTCTGTTTCCTTGCTGACACCACCCCGGAGCGCATCGAGCGCGAAGGGAGCCGGGTACTGAATGCCTGGCACAGATTCCATGGTTTGCCCATTCCGCGTCTCAGATACACCCTGGATATTGAAGAGGCGGTCTTTGCTGAGCGCCTCGAGCGGGCCAAGGCAGAGCCACTGTTGTGGGACGGTTGCCCCGACTGGCTGGATAAACTCGGACAGGCAGAGCTGGGTGATACCTGGGCGGCAGAGCGAGCAGCTCTTTCTTTGGCCCCCAAGCGCTACTTGCGCACCAATGGCCTTAAGTGTACGCGCGATGAACTGGCAACGCGCCTGGCCGCCGAAGGGGTGCAGACGGTCCCCGTTGACGGTGTAGAGTCTGCACTGGAGGTGACGTCCAACGCCGCGCTCTTTCGTACCAAGGCCTTTGCCGATGGCTGGTTTGAGCAGCAGGATGCAGGATCACAGCTGGTTGCCGCAGCGCTGGATGTGAAACCCGGGATGCGGGTGATTGATGCCTGTGCCGGCGCCGGTGGTAAAACACTGCATCTGGCCGCTGCCATGACAGGTAAGGGCAGGCTGCTTGCCATGGACGTTGAGCAGTGGAAGCTGGATAACCTCAAAGAGCGGGCCCGCCGCGCAGGCGCGCACAATGTCGAGACCCGTCTGATTGCAGGCAGCAAAACCATCAAACGTTTGAAGCTGTCTGCTGACAGACTGCTGCTGGACGTGCCCTGCTCCGGTCTTGGGGTGCTCAAGCGTAATCCCGATGCCAAGTGGCGTGATACCGAAGAGCGTTTGCCGGTGCTGATGGAGCTGCAGGCCCATATTCTTGGCAGTTACAGCCGCATGGTGAAGGTGGGAGGCATTTTGGTGTATGCAACCTGCTCGATAATGCCCTGTGAAAACCGCGGTCAGGTTGATGCATTTTTGGCGGCCAACCCCAACTTCCGCTTGCTGGAAGATGAGAATATTACCCCGGCCACGTCAGGATTCGATGGTTTCTATCTGGCCAAATTGGAACGCATCGCCGAATAA
- a CDS encoding glycoside hydrolase family 13 protein, which yields MEQLTLSAQGAAIHSRVARRLCLTVFIGLSAATSTAALCVPMQGHENALNSNTLNPLSLSQAPHSGHGVTSSSVKVEQVKVEPLNWWVGMENPQLELMITGEGVAHSTLRLENALGAKLLEIIPGDSPNYLFVKLDLSTASTGILTLVLSRPASTINPATDLTIPYELKARAPGSKERQGYGNRDVMYLITPDRFANGDKANDNLPGFDDKPSNPVYSEPGNSRDNARHGGDLAGIEHRLDYLNDLGVTQLWLNPLLENRQPAYSYHGYAITDFYQIDARFGSNAQYQALVRKAADRGLGVIMDVVLNHMGSGHPWMQDLPFNDWVNPRSMHTSHRRTAVQDPYAAPKDAAAFTDGWFVDSMPDLNQRNPHLATYLIQNNLWWIEYAGLSGLRIDTWSYSDKHFLKAFSEAIMAEYPHFNMVGEEWSGNPAVVSYWQRAKQNPDGYQTSLPGLMDFPLYEVLLQAVNEEERWGTGLIRLYEALANDMLYPHAQNLVLFEGNHDTNRLYSLLGRDMNKFKLALAYVLLSNRVPQIFYGTEFAMQSPVEGRNDGAVRADMPGFGKAGFSKSDIDAMAGDSKTAFEFIRALLHFRKTSDAVHRGKLVHFVPQSGLYVQLRQAPDDNPDAKNLMVIFNKNKDSVSLDMGHFTDFLPLNTDVKSVLDNRHFSLPATLTVSSPVTLLEF from the coding sequence ATGGAGCAACTCACATTAAGCGCGCAGGGCGCTGCCATCCACAGTCGCGTCGCCCGGCGCCTGTGCCTGACGGTGTTTATCGGCTTAAGTGCGGCCACATCCACTGCCGCCCTCTGTGTGCCCATGCAGGGGCACGAAAACGCCTTAAACAGCAATACACTCAATCCCCTCAGCCTCAGTCAGGCGCCGCATTCCGGCCATGGGGTTACGTCAAGCTCAGTGAAAGTCGAGCAAGTGAAGGTCGAGCCCCTGAACTGGTGGGTTGGGATGGAAAACCCTCAGCTTGAATTGATGATCACAGGTGAAGGAGTCGCACACAGTACCCTGAGGCTTGAAAATGCCCTTGGCGCAAAACTGCTGGAGATCATTCCCGGCGACAGCCCCAACTACCTGTTTGTGAAGCTCGACCTCTCGACCGCCAGTACCGGCATCCTCACTCTGGTGCTAAGCCGCCCCGCAAGCACAATCAATCCGGCAACTGACCTGACAATCCCATACGAGCTTAAAGCAAGAGCCCCCGGTAGCAAGGAACGTCAGGGGTACGGCAACAGGGACGTGATGTATCTCATCACCCCCGACCGTTTTGCCAATGGCGATAAAGCGAATGACAATCTGCCCGGTTTTGACGACAAGCCCAGTAACCCGGTCTACAGCGAACCTGGCAACAGTCGCGACAACGCCCGCCACGGTGGCGATCTGGCCGGTATTGAGCACAGGCTCGATTATCTTAACGACCTTGGAGTGACCCAGCTTTGGCTAAATCCACTGCTGGAAAATCGTCAGCCGGCCTATTCCTATCATGGCTACGCCATCACAGATTTTTATCAAATCGATGCCCGCTTCGGCAGCAATGCGCAATATCAGGCATTGGTCAGAAAAGCAGCCGATAGAGGCCTTGGCGTCATCATGGATGTAGTACTCAATCACATGGGTTCGGGACATCCCTGGATGCAGGATCTGCCGTTTAATGACTGGGTCAATCCCCGGTCAATGCACACCAGCCACAGACGCACGGCGGTTCAGGACCCTTACGCCGCGCCCAAAGATGCGGCCGCCTTTACCGACGGCTGGTTTGTGGACAGCATGCCGGACCTCAATCAGCGTAATCCCCACCTTGCCACTTACCTGATTCAAAATAACCTTTGGTGGATTGAATACGCGGGGCTGTCGGGTCTGAGAATCGACACCTGGTCTTACTCAGATAAGCACTTCCTCAAGGCGTTTTCCGAGGCCATCATGGCGGAATATCCCCATTTCAACATGGTGGGGGAAGAATGGAGCGGCAATCCTGCGGTAGTGTCGTATTGGCAGCGGGCAAAGCAAAATCCCGATGGATATCAAACGTCTCTGCCGGGACTGATGGACTTTCCCCTCTATGAAGTCTTATTGCAGGCAGTCAATGAGGAAGAGCGCTGGGGCACAGGCCTTATCCGCCTCTATGAGGCCCTTGCCAACGATATGCTCTATCCCCATGCCCAAAATCTGGTGCTGTTTGAAGGCAACCACGACACCAACCGCCTCTACAGCCTGCTTGGGCGCGATATGAACAAGTTCAAGCTCGCGCTTGCCTACGTGCTCTTGTCAAACCGGGTGCCGCAGATTTTCTATGGCACTGAATTTGCCATGCAAAGTCCTGTTGAGGGGCGCAACGACGGCGCCGTGCGGGCGGATATGCCCGGCTTCGGCAAGGCCGGATTCAGTAAGTCAGACATAGATGCCATGGCGGGCGACTCAAAAACGGCCTTTGAGTTTATCCGTGCATTGCTGCATTTTCGTAAAACCAGTGATGCGGTGCACAGGGGCAAACTGGTTCATTTTGTGCCACAAAGTGGCCTTTATGTGCAGCTGAGACAAGCACCAGATGATAACCCTGACGCCAAAAATCTGATGGTTATCTTTAATAAAAACAAAGATTCTGTGAGTCTGGATATGGGGCACTTCACCGATTTCCTGCCCCTGAACACGGACGTAAAGAGTGTGCTCGATAACAGGCATTTTTCATTACCGGCCACACTCACTGTGTCATCCCCCGTTACCCTGCTGGAGTTTTAA
- a CDS encoding TonB-dependent receptor, producing the protein MMQFKPNLLTVALLAAGFSMQVLAAEPSEEKDVNKEDAANIEVITVKGFRTSVIKSLNEKRFGDTVSESISADDLGALPDQSIADALTRLPGITAVRTGGQASGLNIRGLDGDFVFATLNGREQVTTGSKRAIEFDQYPSELISQAAVYKSPKASLIEGGVAGTVELKTADPLRAAKEQNFTFNARGAFNDRADEVADANEYGNRLSFSYQGKFLEETLGVALGYAHLYQPFVASQFIGLRFNDAKKDVNGDGVVESISEGFEMQQKGGEDTRDGYMAAIHWRPNDNWSFKGDLFHSQFDSENFARGFRVKSLQNGTITNANIKNGSMIGGTVSTDGTDNFALFVVNDNDSKYSELTSGSFNVEWNNGDALTVSADISYSKADGEFVNGGTRAVVYQDIDNEIRAAESISYQLNDLNPASISVTNDYTDLSTLGLKEVGMWPYNQQNDLIAYKLDFNYQLDTAFVSSVEFGVRYSEREFNAQRSQAGYGFEFGHNPANQPVLRLTDDMTSVVNFGGELAGYPSFLAIDFDKAVDLVNAQLAATGQDPFAPTANWSNNWTMIQSGAVNEDVLAGYVQANLEFDLADVKVTGNLGLRVVHTDQSSTGLQQVGFGLGEAITDEKGVVSTDYIRNEVGKTYTDYLPSLNLNFHLTDNDQLRFAAASVMARPPIDKLKSGMGSWYDDAATPGYKKYNAWGNTSPLLDPFYADQFDLSYEHYFEDSEGAVVVALFYKDIKSFINNFTIQPFDFEAAGFLVPDTIIDNGVEFPVVKDEGQYQTAINNDKGGYIRGVELAYTQVFDFLPDPLSGLGFTGSYSYSDSEVQFTTDLSGSSLDIPLPGLSEHVVNTTLFYTLDGFDTRLSMRYRSGYVSEQVAVETQLAFFDAETIFDYQASYALDNGLKFLFQINNLTDEPNKTYFGEEYQTGTIQSFGRQYFLGMSYSM; encoded by the coding sequence ATGATGCAATTTAAACCAAACCTGCTGACCGTGGCGTTGCTCGCTGCCGGTTTCAGTATGCAGGTACTGGCAGCCGAACCTTCTGAAGAAAAAGATGTAAACAAAGAAGACGCTGCCAATATCGAAGTGATCACCGTAAAGGGCTTTCGCACCAGCGTGATCAAGTCGCTCAACGAAAAACGTTTTGGCGATACAGTCTCTGAATCCATCTCTGCCGACGATTTGGGCGCCCTGCCCGATCAGTCCATCGCCGACGCCCTCACCCGCTTGCCCGGCATCACTGCCGTGCGTACCGGCGGCCAGGCCAGCGGCCTGAACATTCGTGGTTTGGATGGTGACTTTGTGTTTGCCACCCTGAATGGCCGCGAGCAGGTCACCACCGGCAGCAAGCGTGCTATCGAATTTGACCAGTATCCTTCTGAGCTCATCAGCCAGGCCGCTGTTTACAAGTCACCCAAGGCATCCCTGATTGAAGGTGGCGTGGCCGGTACCGTTGAGCTGAAAACAGCCGATCCACTGCGCGCTGCAAAAGAGCAAAACTTTACCTTTAATGCCCGCGGTGCCTTTAACGATCGCGCCGATGAAGTTGCCGATGCCAACGAGTACGGCAATCGCTTAAGCTTCTCTTATCAGGGCAAGTTCCTGGAAGAAACCCTGGGTGTTGCCCTGGGTTACGCGCACCTGTACCAGCCTTTTGTTGCCAGCCAGTTTATCGGTTTGCGCTTCAACGATGCCAAGAAAGATGTCAACGGTGATGGCGTGGTTGAGTCCATCAGCGAAGGCTTTGAAATGCAGCAAAAAGGTGGCGAAGACACCCGCGACGGTTACATGGCTGCCATTCACTGGCGCCCCAATGATAACTGGTCTTTCAAAGGTGATTTGTTCCACTCACAGTTCGATTCAGAAAACTTTGCCCGCGGTTTCCGGGTGAAGTCACTGCAAAACGGCACCATCACCAACGCCAACATTAAAAATGGCTCCATGATTGGCGGCACCGTGAGCACCGATGGCACAGATAACTTTGCCCTGTTTGTGGTGAACGATAACGACTCCAAGTATTCAGAGCTGACCTCTGGCTCTTTCAACGTAGAGTGGAACAACGGCGATGCCCTGACCGTTTCAGCCGATATCAGTTACTCCAAGGCCGATGGCGAGTTTGTGAACGGTGGTACCCGTGCCGTTGTGTATCAGGATATCGACAATGAAATCCGCGCCGCCGAGTCCATCAGCTATCAGCTGAACGATCTGAACCCAGCCTCCATCTCGGTCACCAACGACTACACCGACCTGAGTACCCTGGGCCTGAAAGAAGTGGGCATGTGGCCCTACAACCAGCAAAACGATCTGATTGCGTACAAGCTGGACTTCAACTATCAGCTGGATACCGCTTTTGTCTCTTCAGTTGAGTTTGGTGTGCGTTACTCTGAGCGCGAATTCAACGCCCAACGTTCACAGGCAGGTTACGGTTTCGAGTTTGGCCACAATCCGGCCAACCAACCCGTACTGCGTCTGACCGACGACATGACCAGCGTGGTTAACTTTGGCGGTGAACTCGCCGGTTACCCAAGCTTCCTTGCCATCGACTTCGACAAGGCCGTTGATCTGGTGAATGCACAGCTTGCTGCCACAGGTCAGGATCCTTTTGCCCCTACCGCCAACTGGTCCAATAACTGGACCATGATCCAAAGCGGTGCGGTAAACGAAGATGTACTCGCCGGTTATGTGCAGGCCAATCTGGAGTTTGATCTGGCCGACGTGAAAGTGACTGGTAATCTGGGCCTTCGCGTAGTGCATACCGATCAGTCCAGTACCGGTCTGCAGCAGGTGGGCTTTGGTCTGGGTGAAGCCATCACCGACGAAAAAGGCGTGGTGAGCACAGATTATATCCGCAACGAAGTGGGTAAGACTTACACCGACTACCTGCCCTCATTGAACCTGAACTTCCACCTGACCGATAACGATCAGCTGCGTTTTGCCGCCGCCTCCGTGATGGCACGCCCGCCTATCGATAAGCTGAAGTCAGGCATGGGCAGCTGGTATGACGATGCCGCCACTCCCGGCTACAAGAAGTACAACGCATGGGGCAACACCAGCCCACTGCTGGATCCCTTCTACGCCGATCAGTTTGACCTGTCTTACGAGCACTACTTTGAAGACAGCGAAGGCGCCGTGGTCGTAGCCCTGTTCTACAAAGACATCAAGTCTTTCATTAACAACTTCACCATACAGCCATTCGATTTCGAAGCAGCCGGTTTCCTGGTGCCCGATACCATTATCGACAATGGTGTTGAGTTCCCGGTGGTGAAAGACGAAGGCCAATACCAAACCGCCATCAACAACGACAAGGGTGGCTACATCCGCGGCGTTGAGCTGGCTTACACCCAGGTATTTGACTTCCTGCCCGATCCTTTGAGTGGTCTGGGCTTCACCGGCAGCTACTCTTACTCTGACAGTGAAGTGCAGTTCACCACCGATTTGAGCGGCTCATCTCTGGATATTCCGCTGCCAGGTTTGTCTGAGCACGTGGTTAACACCACACTCTTCTACACCCTGGACGGTTTCGATACCCGTTTGAGCATGCGTTATCGCAGTGGTTATGTGTCTGAGCAGGTTGCGGTTGAAACCCAGCTGGCCTTCTTCGATGCCGAAACCATCTTCGACTATCAGGCGTCTTACGCTCTGGATAACGGCCTTAAGTTCCTGTTCCAGATCAATAACCTGACCGACGAGCCCAACAAGACTTACTTCGGTGAGGAGTATCAGACAGGGACCATCCAGTCCTTTGGTCGCCAGTACTTCCTGGGTATGAGCTACTCAATGTAA